Part of the Cystobacter ferrugineus genome, GGATGTCCATGTTGAGCGCGTAGCCGTGCTCGGTGACGACGCACTTGATGTCGTGCTCGGTGTGGTCGATGTGCCGCACGTACGGCATCACGCAGCTCACCGTGCGCCCGTCCTTGAGCGGCCGGGTGGACGGCGTGTGCACGATGCTCAGGTAGGCGTTGCGGAAGAAGTCTCCCGAGCCGCCCAGCCCGTTGACGATGCGCGAGCCGTCGATGTGGGTGGAGTTGACGTGGCCGTAGATGTCCACCTCGATGGGGGTGTTCATCGCGATGACGAACAGGCGGGAGATGATCTCCGGGCTGTTGGACAGCCACATGGGCCGCAGCACCAGCTTGTCCCGGCAGCGATCGAACAGCTCCATGAAGCGCCGGCGCCCATCCGCCGAGAAGGACACCGCGGTGGCCGAGGCGTTCTCGAACTTCGCGTCATCCTCCAGGTAGCGCAGCATTCCGTCCTGGAAGACCTCGGTCCAGAAGCGGATCTTCTGGAAGGGGGACGTGTAGAGCTCGCCGATGATGGCGTTGGCCACGTTGCCCACGCCGGACTGGATGGGGGGCAGGCGCTCGCCCCAACCGAACTGCTCGCGGCACTGGAGCAGGAAGGCGATGACGTTCTGCGCGATGCGGCGGTCCGTCTCGCTCGTGCCCTTGAAGGGCACCGGATGGTCGGGCGTGCGCGACTCGACGACGGCCACCACCTTGCGGTGATCGAACTCGACGTTGGGCGTGCCGATGCGATCCCGCACGTTGAGCAGCGGCAGCGGCCAGCCCACCTTGGGGTGCACCGCGGGCACGACGATGTCGTGGAAGCCCGTGTAGTCCGGCACCGCGGTGTTCACCTCGAGGATGACCTTGCGCGCGCGGGTGAGCGCCTCGGCGGAGATGCCCACCGACGAGGAGAGGATGACGCTGCCGTCGGCGAGGATGCGCGACACCTCGACGACGGCGACGTCGATCTCCCCATAGAAGCCGTACATGAGGTTGCGCGCGAAGGCGGACAGGTGCACGTCGGTGAAGTCCATCTCGCCCGAGTGGATGAGCTTGCGCGAGGCGGACGAGGACATGTACGGCCCGCGCTTGCGGATGAAGGGCGCCATGGGGCCCTCCACGTCGTCGGCGAGCGAGGCGCCGCTGAGCAGCGTGATGCGCGAGGCGGGAGCCGTCTCGGTGAAGTGCCGGGCGAGCGCCGGGAAGAAGGTCTTCGGCTCGCCCGACTTGGTGAAACCACTGATGGCCACGGTGTTGCCGTCGGTGACGTGCTTCACCGCCTCTTCCACCGGGACGACCTTGGCCAACAACTCCGCGTTCTCGATCCGCTTCTGCAGTGCGCTCATGGCGAGCAGCATCCAATGACTCGGAACCACTCCCCACCACAAGCACACGGGCCCACAAGAAAAAGTCGTCGGAGTCTTCAGCAGGAAACACCACCGCTGTGGACCTGAGCCTACCTCTACACGTTGCGCGGATCTGCTCCCCAGCCCGGACCTCCCCGGCACGACGGATTCTCGTCCCACCGGCTTGACTACAACCGTAGTCAGGACGTACCTTGCTCCTTGACGACACTTGTAGTCACGCGAGCGGGAACATGAAGAAGCCGGTGGGAGAGCAGGAATTGACGCTGCT contains:
- a CDS encoding acetyl-CoA hydrolase/transferase C-terminal domain-containing protein gives rise to the protein MSALQKRIENAELLAKVVPVEEAVKHVTDGNTVAISGFTKSGEPKTFFPALARHFTETAPASRITLLSGASLADDVEGPMAPFIRKRGPYMSSSASRKLIHSGEMDFTDVHLSAFARNLMYGFYGEIDVAVVEVSRILADGSVILSSSVGISAEALTRARKVILEVNTAVPDYTGFHDIVVPAVHPKVGWPLPLLNVRDRIGTPNVEFDHRKVVAVVESRTPDHPVPFKGTSETDRRIAQNVIAFLLQCREQFGWGERLPPIQSGVGNVANAIIGELYTSPFQKIRFWTEVFQDGMLRYLEDDAKFENASATAVSFSADGRRRFMELFDRCRDKLVLRPMWLSNSPEIISRLFVIAMNTPIEVDIYGHVNSTHIDGSRIVNGLGGSGDFFRNAYLSIVHTPSTRPLKDGRTVSCVMPYVRHIDHTEHDIKCVVTEHGYALNMDIRSPKRRAVDIIDKCAHPHFRPLLHAYLDMAGAGDEPRPTDLKALEGWWREYGEACASFPKGG